The Bacillus sp. F19 DNA segment TCAACATCCAGCCGTGGTAGAGGCCGCAGTGATCGGAATTCCTGATGGAGAATACGGAGAAAGCGTAAAAGCTTTTGTAGTCGTCAGGGATGAGCAAATCACTATGAATGATATTATCCGATTCTGTCAGGAAAAGCTGGTGAAGTACAAGCTTCCTAAACAAGTAGAATTTTTTAAAGAGCTGCCAAAGAACTCAACAGGGAAGATTTTGCGCAGAGAGTTAAGAGAATTGACTGAAGTAAAGTAAGAAAATAACCAAATTATTAAAGGGGGATTACTTATGTCAACCATTTTAAAGGAAAAAGTTAAAGGGCCAGTAGCTTGGAAAGGCACTGACCTGGCTAATGATGAATCATGGGTTTATTATTTGTCCGAGAAAACGATTGCGTCTCTTGAGAACGCTTTATTACATGTCAAACAAAAGGGTTTAAAAGCACCGGATTTTAACAAGGAGGACTTCCCGATTTCTGATCTCTCTGACGAAATAGCTTACTTTGTTGAAGAATTGGAGAATGGAAGAGGGTTCCTATTAATTCGCGGATTACCAATGGAAAGATATAGCGACGAGGAAGTGAGCATCATTTACTGGGGTCTCGGACTTCACATGGGCATTCCGGTATCGCAAAACGCAAATGGTGACCTTTTAGGGCACGTAAAGGATCAAGGTCTTAGCTTAGAAAATTCAAATGTACGTGGTTACCAAACAAAACTGCATCTTCCTTTTCACGCTGATGGATCTGATGTAGTCGGATTGTTAAGCCTTCGAAAAGGGAAATCCGGCGGGCACAGCAGTATCATAAGTTCGATGACTGTTTATAATGAAATTCTGGAGAAATACCCAGAATATATAGGAATTCTCTGCCGCCCATTCAACTTTGATCGTCGTGGAGAAGAAGCTCCTGGAGAATCTCCAGTATTTACATCACCAATCTTTAATTTTTATGATGGCAAATTGAGCTGCAGATATGTCCGTTTATTTATCGAATCAGCACAAGCAAAAACAGGTACCCAGCTGTCGACAGTTGAAATTGAAGCATTAGACGTACTGGATTCCCTCCTTCATGATGAAAAGTTACATTATAATATGATGCTGGAGCCAGGTGATATTCAATTTGTCAATAATTATACGATTCTTCACTCACGTACTCAATATGAAGACTATGAAGAACAGGAACGAAAACGTCATTTATTAAGATTGTGGCTCACAATGCCAAATAGCCGGGAAATTTCACCAGAATTCGCGATGTTTATTGATGAGAATACGGGTAAACCGGGTCGCGGCGGTGTACCCGTGCGTAGTAAAACATCTGGCGGTGTTGTAGAAACCTTGAAATAGTTTTGTTTGAACCGTTTCATAAGTACTAAGGGAACACCTTTTCAGATTTCAAGAGAGGGTGTTCCTTATATAGTAAATAGTGGGGAGATTTATATGTCAAGGACACCAAAATATTCTTGGATTATCTTATTATTTCTAATTCTGACCGGTATGATCAACCAAGTAGATAAAATTATCATTGGGTTGGCTTCCGTTCCTTTAATGAAAGAGTTAAGTTTAAGTCCTTCCCAATGGGGAGTTGTAGGAAGTTCGTTCTTTTGGTTCTTTACCTTCTCCTCTATCTTTCTTGGCGGCATGGCCGATTCCAAAAACACGAAAAAAATGTTAACGTGGATGTCGCTTGTATGGTTGATGGTACAATTTGCCACGCCATTCGTTTCCAGTTTGTCTCTGCTAGTGTTAACAAGAATGATTTTGGGAGCAGGTGAAGGTCCAGCCCCAGCTTTATCTACGGCAATCATAGGAAAGTGGTTTCCGAAACATAGACACGGAATAGGCTTTGGTGCTGTTCTGTTAGGAACCACAGGGGGATCAGCGATTGCGTCGCCATTACTAATCTCTTTAATCGATCATTATGGATGGAGATCTGCATTTATAGCCATGGGCATTCTTGGACTGATTGTGCTGGTTTTATGGATGATTTTAGGTAAAGAAAATCCACAAGAAATCGGGTTGCCTTCCATCCATCGAGAGGTGCATCCGTCTTCAACGCTCTCTAAGGTTTCTTGGCGTCAGTTTCTTCCGCACCTTTTATCTAAAAATTTTATTTTGACCGTTTTATGCGGAGGGTGTGCCTATTGGTTATTGTCCGTTCAAGCCGTATGGTTTCCAGCCTACTTCACCAAAATTCAACAGTTTAATGGTCAAACATTAAAACTGGCTGTTTCTTTACCTTTTCTTTTCGCAGCCATATGTCAAGTTGGATTTGCCTTGCTATCAGATCGGATTTATCGTAAATCAGGAGATATTCGTAAAGCGCGAATCAATCTTGCCGGTTTCATGATGATGCTATCAGCTCTATGCATCTATCTGGCAAATGCAGCGAGTTCAACGGCGATTTCCATATTGTTCTTCACTCTTGCTCCCGGTTTTGCGTATGTCATTCTATCACTCGCACCGGCTATATTGATGGAGTTTTATTCTCCCCAAAATATTGGAAAGGCACAAGGGACGTTCATTGCTCTTGCAAGTATTGCAAGTATTATTGCTCCACTCGCATTTGGGAATCTTATTCAAAATGCAGCGACTGAAGCTATTGGTTATGGATTTGCTTTTCAAGCCTCTTCTTTTGGGATGCTCATAATCGGATTATTGTTTTGGATTGGTGTTCGCCCCGTAAAGCAAAGTAATTCAATGATAGAAGCAGAAGAGCCAATGAGTGTTTAAAGAGTATACAATTATAGTCCATCAGAATACCAGTGTACGAAAATAATAAGGGAGGGTTAATTATGTCAATTATTTTAAAGGAAAAAATTCAAGGACGATCAGCGTGGAAAGGGATTGAACTAGCTAAGAATAATTCCTGGATTTACTATTTGTCCGAGAACACGATTGCTGCTCTTGAGAAGGCTGTATTACATGTTCAGCAAAAGGGATTAACTGCACCTGATTTTAAAAAGGAGGATTTCCCGATTCCTGAACTCGCTGACGAAATCACTTACTTTGTTGACGAGCTGGAGAATGGAAGAGGGTTTCTATTAATTCGTGGATTGCCATTGGATCAGTTTACTGATGAAGAAGCGAGCATCATTTACTGGGGTCTCGGACTTCACTTGGGGCTGCCGATAATCCAAAGCAAAAACGGGGAGCTCCTAGGGCATATAAAAAACGTAGGTAAAGACTTTAATGATAATACAAAAGTACGTGGTTACCAAACGAATGTACATCTTGACTATCACACTGATCTCGCTGATGTAGTCGGATTACTATGTCTTCGCAAAGCGAAATCTGGCGGTTTAAGTAGTATCGCAAGTGCGATGACTATCTATAATGAAATTTTGGATAAGCATCCAGAGTACCTTGAAATTCTCTATCGTCCCTTCGCCCATGACCTTCGAGGGGAAGAATCAGAAGGTCAATCTCCAGTAGTTCAATCACCGGTCTTTAGCTATTACGATGGTAAATTAAGCTGCAGATATATTCGTCAATATGTCCAATCAGCGCAAACGAAAACAGGTATCTTTTTGTCGAAAGAGGAAATCGAAGCATTTGATTATATAGATTCCCTTACACATGATAAAAACATGCATATTGATATGATGATGGAACCGGGTGATATGCAATTCGTTAATAATTATGCGGTTTTTCATTCACGGACTCATTTTGAAGATTACGAAGAAGATGACAAGAAACGCCATTTATTAAGATTATGGCTCATGATCCCAAATGGCAGGAAAATTGCCCCAGATTTTGAGTTTTATATCGGAGGAGCACCAGTAATTAGATAAAAAACTGATGGTAATTAAACTTACCATTTTTCTTATATCAAGTGATATGGTGATTTTATTCATCAAATAACGTGAATAAGATCACCATTTTATTTTTAAATGTCGGATGAAGCTGAATTAATTTTGAAATAAAATGAAGAGAGGATGATGCATCTTGGTAAATTTAGATCCGCAAGCAGAAAAATATTTACAAGCATTTAATCAAATGCCGCCTATTCATAAAATGGATCCTAAGACAGTAAGAGAGAGGCTTTCGAAGGCACCACGCCCTGCTGTTAATTTGGATCCGCTTTCAAAGGTAGAGGATTTTATGATTCCGTTAGGCCAAGATGAAGAAATTAAATGCAGGGTTTACATACCGGAAGGACAAGGTCCTTTCCCTCTATTTATTTACTACCATGGTGGAGGCTGGGTACTGGGAGACATCGAATCAACGGATGCAAGCTGCCGAATGATAGCTAATAGAACGGATAGTATTGTTGTATCCGTAAACTATCGTCTAGCACCAGAGTATAAGTTCCCGACTGCAGTCGAAGACGCATATGCAGCATTGGAATGGGTTTATGAAAAAGGGAATTCCTTTAACGGAAATGTTTCTCGAATGGTAATCGGAGGGGATAGCGTTGGTGGAAATCTAGCGACAGTAGTTACTATGATGGCGAGAGACAGAAAAGGTCCTGCCATCACTGCACAGGTCTTGATCTACCCTGCGACAAATCTTGAGTTCAATTCGGAATCCCATCAAACCTTTGCAAAAGGATTTGGTCTGGATCGCGAACAGTTGATTTGGTTCCGTGATCATTATTTAAGGAATGAAGAGGACAGGTTTAATGAGTACGCTTCCCCCTTGGTTGCTGAAGAATTAAGTGGACTCCCTCCAGCAATCGTGATTACAGCGGAAAATGACGTACTCCGTGATGAAGGAAGGGCTTATGCTGAACGTCTGAAAAAATTTGGTGTGCAGGTTGAATATGCATGTGAACCCGGAATGGTCCACGGTTATTTTGGACACATGGCTATTTTTTCTAAGAACATTGAATCGACTGTTTCCAGAATCGATAAGTTCTTGAGACCCGCTAATTATACAATAGGGATAGATTAGAATTAATACATTCTAAATTAAACGAGCCTCACTATAGTGAGGCTCGTTTTTAAATTAATCTTATTTTTACTCTATTATTGGTAATCTGCGATACAGTTATAATATCAACCTAGCCTTTTAGTAATAAACGGTATTACCAATGCCTCCAGTTACTGAAATAACATCGCCAGTAATCGATGCCGCCAAAGGCGAAGCCAGGAAGGTAACGACATAAGCAATTTCCTCTGCAGTTATCAAGCGGCCGAGGGAATTCAGTGATTCTGCCTGGCGTATAGCTTCCTCATTGGTGACCCGGCCTCTAAACATTTCCGTATCGACAATCCCTGGATAAACAGCATTAACGTTAATTCCGTGCTTTCCTAATTCCAATGAGGCGGATTTTGTCATATGGACAACAGATGCATTACGCGGACCGGAACTAAAATAATTGCCGCCAATTCTGGCAGCCAGACCACTTATATTTATTATACGGCCCCATTTATTTTCTATCATATAAGGTGCAACAGCTCGGATACAGCGAAAATAGCCCATGTACTTTTCTTCAAAATCTTTCAAAATAAGTTCATCTTTAATACTATTAAAATCCTCTGGCTCATGGCCGCCAACACGCGCTCCGCTGTTGATTAAAATATCAATGCTCCCCATCGCTGCTGCTGATTTTTCAACTAAATTTAGGATGGAGTCAGGATCATTTGTATCTGCCACGATCGGATAGATATTTCTATTTGTTTCATCGGCTAGTTCCTCTGCTGCAATCTTTAGAGAGGATTCGTTTCTTGAACAAATCGTACAATCTGCACCTTCAAGAGCCAACTGGCGGGCAATAGCTTTACCAATCCCCCGGCTTCCTCCAACTATAAGTGCTTTTTTTCCGGATAACTTTAAGTCCATAATACATCCTCCTAATTCTATTTAACCACTCGAAAGAAGATTTTTTTGAATTTTAACTCATTTCTATATTTGATTCTACCTATAAATTAGATTTATATAAAGTTAAAAATTTTAATTTGTAATTAAGTTGTACTAATATCATTTTGAGTTGGAAATTTTCCAAAATACAAGGGTGTATTGCTTCATGTATATTAATATTACCTATGTGTAAATTAAAATCTTTAATTTTATTTAACTGAAAATTATGAATATAATTAATATTAACAATTTAAACAGTCAGAAATTTATTTAAAGCGCTTCCCAAAGGGGGGGGGATATCATCCAATGGTATTAATTGTATAAAGAAGACCAGCAGCGTGGAAAGGTATTGATCTAGCTAAAGATGATACATGGATTTATTATTTGTCAGAGAAAACGATCGCAACTCTTGAAACCGCTTTATTTCATGTGAAACAAAAAGGTTTGCAAGCACCGAATTTTAACAAGGAAGACTTCCTAATTCCTGAACTCTCTGATGAAACCGCTTACTTTATTGACGAACTGGAATATGGGAGAGGATTTCTGTTAATTCGTGGATTACCAATGGAAAGGTATACGGATGAAGAAGCAAGCATTATTTACTGGGGTCTTGGAGCTGATTTCGCTATGTTTATTGATGAGAAAACAGCTAAAGCGGATCGCGGCGGTATTACCGTGAAAAAACAGCTGGCGATATTGAAGAACACATGTGGTTAACCTTTTTATAAAAATTCCAACTGCTTCATGTTCTGGAAATACCTTGCAGATTTTACGGAAAAATTTCATTAAATGGTAGATAAGAAGGAGAGATTATAACATTGAACACACCAAAACATTCTTGGATTATATTATTAATTCTAGTTGCGGCTGGTATGGTCAACCAAGTTGATAAAGTTATCATAGGTTTGGTTTCCGTTCCCTTAATGAAAGAGTTACAGTTAAGTCCTTCACAATGGGGAGTTGTTGGAAGCTCATTCTTTTGGTTCTTTACCTTATCCTCTTTCATTCTTGGCGGTATGGCCGATTCCAAAAACACGAAAAAAATGTTTACTTGGGTCATGTTTGTATGGTTGGCTGTTCAATTTACCACACCTTTTGTTTCCAGTCTGACTCTATTAATGTTTTCAAGAATGATCTTGGGAGCAGGAGAAGGTCCAGCCGTTGCTATATCAACTTCCATAATAGGAAAATGGTTGCCTAAACACAGACATGGTATAGGCGCTGGCGCTATTTTCTTTGGAGCAACAATCGGTCCTGCGATTGCTTCTCCATTATTAATCTCCTTGATCAATCAATATGGATGGAGATCAGCTTTTATAGCAATGGGGATTGTTGGACTTATTGTTTTAGTATTATGGATGATTTTCGGAAAAGAAAGCCCTAAAGAAATCGGGTTGCCCACATTTGAACAAGAGGATAAGAACGGATTAATCTCTTCTAAGGTTTCTTGGCGTCAATTTCTTCCATACCTTTTTTCTAAAAATTTTATTTTTACCGTTTTGTGTGCAGGTTGTGCCTATTGGTTATTGTCTGTTCAAGCGGTTTGGTTTCCAGCATACTTTACCAAAATTCAACATTTTGATGGAAAAACATTAAAAATGGCAGTGTCTTTGCCTTTTCTCTTCGCTGCCATTTGCCAAATTGGATTTGCATTGATATCAGATCGGCTTTATCGCAAAACAGGAGATATTCGTAAAGCACGAGTAAATCTTGCAGGTATTTCAATGGTACTATCCGCTATTTGTATATATCTTGGAAGTGTCGTGAATTCAAGTGTTATCTCCATCCTGTTCTTCATCCTTGCTCCAGGTTTTGGGATTGTTATTCTTACACTCGCACCCGCTATGTTGATGGAATTCTTTTCTCCCAAAAACATTGGAAAAGCACAAGGGACATATGTTGCTCTTTCAAGTTCAACAAGTATTATTGCTCCAGTTGTATTCGGGAACTTTATCGAAAATTCAGGAACTGAGGCTATTGGATATGGTTATGGGTTCCTAGTAACTTCATTGGTTATGCTTGTTTTAGGATTATTGTTTTGGACCAATGTACGTCCTGCGAAGCAACCTAACACAACGATAAAAGCAGAGGAACAAGTGATTATTTAAAAATTATGATTGAATCAAGGAGGGAAAGAAATATGTGTAACAATAATAAGGCCGTTGATGGAATTGATTGTTGTGTAGATGGTCATGAAGAATTAGCCATTATAAAGCAAAATCGCAGTAAATGCTATAATTGTCAGTATAAGACATCTGAGACTTATGCTGATGATCATATGGATGTGGAAGTTGAGGTAAAAGGTTGTAAAACAGAACAGAAAATGAATTTATGATATTTAGCAGCAAATTCTATATTATGTACCGACTAATTACATATTGTTGGTGTGTGTAGAAAAGGAATAATAAAAAGGATTATGCCTTGGCGAATGGCTGCACGATTAAAAGGGCCCCCAATAATGATATTATCCCCTCATTGTAGACAATAAAAAGAAAGGTTGTACTGTCTACTTTGGAAGGGATTTTTTTATGGGGAAAATTAGAAGAACTTATTCAAAAGAGTTCAAACTTAAAGCGATAGATATGTATGTGAAAAATCATATGGGTTCTACTCAATTGCCAAAGAATTAGGAATCTCAAAGTCAATTGTGCAACGTTGGATATTTCACTATAATCGAGAAGGGTTTCAAGGGTTAGATGAAAAGAGAGGAAAATCAGATAATCCACTGCAGGGAAGACCAAAAAATTAAATGAAAGCGAGGCAGAAAAAATCAGCCGATTAGAAGCTGAGAACGCATATTTAAAAAAGCTCTTAGCTGCGAAAAGAAGGATGATCCAGGAAAAGAAAAATCAGTAGAATACAGTATAATTCATGAACTTAAGAATCAATTTACGATTGTTATTTTATATAAGATAGCAGGTGTTTCAAAAAAATGAAGTAATTGAGAAGACGGAGGCTTCCTTTACAATAAGTCCCAATCTTGCTTGTGATAAGAGTGATTTCCAAAAAATCCAATAATAACCTGACACGAGATAATAAAAAGAGAAACTTCTGCGTCACTTGGACGAAGTGGCTTCTCTTTTTTCTACTTAACTTTTAATCATTTCGGATTTTAGATATTGAATATATTTGTTGGCAAAAGCCGATAAATGCTTATTCTCTGATCGAACTAACCCTAAAGAAATATTTACAGTTGGATGATTTACGAGATCAATTGGAATTATATCACCATTAATCACAGGGGGATAATTTTTCATTACGAAATCAGGAGCAAACGTAATGGCCAAATTTTCTTTGACGGCCTGGAGAACACCATCCATATTATTTGATATAAATAGTATTTTCAAGGGCTTATATTTGTTAAAGAAATCTTGTACAAAATACTGCATAAATTCCCCTTTATAAGTGACGAGAGTTTGATCCAGTATATCATGCGGAGATATGGTACCTAAGAATGCTAAAGGTGAATGCTTTGAAACATATACTTTCTGCTTCCCTTCAATCAGTGCTTCAAAAGCTATTCCTTCCATGTTTACGTTCAAATAAGTTGAATATGTAATCATACCGAAATCAGTTTTATGTTGTCGGACATCTTCAATTACAGTAGAGCCACTTTTTTCTGCAACCTCCAAATTCACGTGTGGATAATCATGTTTAAACGCAGCGATAGCTTTTACCAGGAACGTCATCAATCCAGGTAAGGAAGATATTTTTAGTTCCCCAAGTTCAGTCGAATTAAATAAATTGGCTGTCTCTTTTATTTCATCAAGTTTTTTCTGTACTTCATAGGCAAGTTTTAGGATAATTCTACCTTCTTCGGTTGGTACAGCACCGTGTCCCCGCGAACGTTTAAGAACTTTAATCCCTAACTCGTTTTCAAAGTTGGTAATAGACTGGCTGATAGTGGATTGAGTTACATGTAGATTCTGTGCCGCAATAGACAGAGAACTGTATTTAGCGACTTCAACGATATATAGTAATTGTTCAATGTTCATAGCTGTACCCCTTTTCAATATTAGTAATACTTACTTACATATTAAAATCTTTAATTTTATTTCATTTTAATTTATTAGTATAATCAAAATCAATAAGATTTTGAAATCTTAGAATATTCTTAATTTATGGGGGATTAAAATGTCATTAAAACAATTGTTTGATTTAACCGGACAGACAGCAATCGTTACCGGAGGCGGCAGCGGTCTAGGGCGTGTAATGGCACTTGCTTTGGCAGAGGCAGGTGCAAACGTTGTAGTATGTTCTCGTCGTTTAGTGGTTTGTGAAGAAGTTGTGAAAGAAATAGAGGCATTAGGAAGTCAAGCACTTGCTCTAGCTGTTGATGTAACAAATCCTGAATCTGTCGTACAAGGTTTGGAGAAAGCTGTTTCTCATTTTGGAAAAATCGAAATTTTAGTCAACAGCAGCGGAACGGTTTTTGAATCGCCTGCTGCGGAAATGCCTTTAAAACAATGGCAAGCTATGCTTGATACAAATGTGACAGGAACATTCTTGATGTGTCAGGCAGTTGGAAAACATATGATCAATAACGAATACGGTAAAATCATTAACATTTCTTCTAGTATAGGCTTTAAAGGTGTTGACCCTGAAGCTGTAGATTCTGTGGGGTATACAACAAGTAAGGGTGCAGTTATGACTTTAACGAAGGATCTTGCAGTTAAGTGGGGGCGTCATGGAGTGTATGTGAATTCCATCGCTCCTGGAGTTTTCACTACTGGTATGAATAACCCAGAAATACCTGGAACACTTGTACACAAAGCAGGCTCTTTCATTGCTTCCCAAGTACCAGTTAGAAGGTTAGGCAGTGATAATGATTTAGTAGGTGCACTCCTTTACTTTGCTTCAGCAGCTTCTGATTATTGTACTGGACAAATATTGGTTCTTGATGGGGGACTTGGGGCTAAGTAATTTCATCAAATAACTTGATTTCGTAAATTAATAATACTTATTTGTAACTTAAAAATGTTAATTTTACTTAACTGATGATTATAAATATACTGAAATTATCAAATTCAAAAAAGTTAATTAGCTGACTCATGTAAGCGTTACAGCCTGCGAATGTACAAAACACACATTGGAAGAGGGGATTTAAATGAGTAATGTAAAAGATGTAAAAGATATAACAGCATTACATGCCGGTAATGTTAGTGTAGATGAATTGCCTTGGATTCCTTATTTTGGAGATGCGAAATTTAAATTGCTTAAAGTCAACCCAGTGACAGGGCAGACGATTACTTTATTATATGTTCCTGCGAAAATGCAGCTTCCGGCGCATTTCCATCCTGGAACAGTCATTGTATATACTGTCCAAGGGACTTGGAGATATCTCGAGGAGTCTTGGATCTCCAAACCGGGTGACATGGTTTACGAGCCTGCCGGTTCCAAACATACACCTTCAGCTGTAGGGGATGAAGATGTTATTACTTTCAATATTGTGGAAGCAACATTAGATTATATAGGTGAGAATGGCGAAATTCTTGCCAGAGATAATTGGGAATCATTCCTGAAAAAATACTATGACTATTGCGCGGCTGAAGGAATTGAACCTGTTGATGTGACTAAATTTTAAAAAATAGATTCGTAAAAAAGAGAAGCCCGGGCGTCATGAGACGAAGAGGCTTTTCTTTTTATATAATCAACACTTAATAATTTTGAATTTTTTGACAATGAATATTTTTCACTTTTGTATATTAGTAACACTTACTTAAACAATAAAAGTTTTAATTTTATTTAATTATTACTTATGAGTATAATCAGTAACATAATAATATTTATAAATTTTAGAATATTCAAAATGGGAGGGGCTAAAAAAACATATGCCAACAGAAACAGTTTTGATTACAGGCGCTACTAAAGGGATCGGTTTGAAATTCGCAAATGTTTTCGCAGACCATAGCTATAACTTGGTATTAGTTGCCAGAGACGCAAGGTTGTTGGAACAACAAGCCGAGAATTTAAAAAAGGATTATGGAGTGCAAGTAAATACTTTTGCCGGTGACTTAAGCAGCCATGCAACAGTAGAGAGCTTGCACCGGCACTTGAAAAGCGAAGGAATCAACATCGATATTTTGATTAATAATGCCGGGGCTGGCGGATTAGGGCCAATGACGGAATTGGATATTAAGAAAGAATTGGAATGTCTGCAGCTCAATATGATCTCGCTCACGTATTTAACCAGACTTATAGTGGATGAAATGGTAAAACGAAAGCAAGGTAAAATTTTAAACGTGGCTTCAACAGCGGCCTTTCAGCCAACTCCATGGATGTCGATGTATGGGGCGAGCAAATCGTACGTTTTATCCTTTACGGAAGCGATTGCGGAAGAACTAAAAGGAACCGGAGTTCAAGTTAGTGTATTATGTCCCCCTTCAACCAAAACGCAGCTCACGGAAGGATTGGCCACAACAGGAACAAAAATTTTCATTAAGAACTTGATGGACCCAGAAGCAGTTGCCAAGTGCGGTTTTGAAGGGTTAATGAAGAATAAAACAGTGATCATCCCAGGCTTTAAAAATAAATTTATGGCTAAATCTGTGGGACTGCTGCCGAGGAAGTGGGTAACCATCTATATCCGAAAGCTTATCGAGCAAAAAGTGTAAATAGCCATTAAATTTCAATCCTTGAAAGGGTAGGAGTTTTTACAGCTATCTTCGATTGGATTATAGGACGAATTTTTGGAGAGGAATTAAATTCCTTACCTGCTCTCAAACCTTTAATAAAATTGTTAAAAGTTTCAGAGGGGCAAAAATTCTTATGTTAGCAGTTCATTAACAATCCATAGATGGTTATGAGCATGATTATTGAATGAGCAATCGCTCGCCTCAATTACTCATGGGCGAAATAGGATTCAAAAAAATATATTTAAGAGGGGACTTACAATGAACTTTTTATTATCAGATGAACATCAGATGATGCAAAAAATGGTGCGCGAGTTTGCACTGAACGAATGTGAGCCTACTGCAGCACAGCGCGATGAAGAAGAATACTTTGACATCAAGATTTGGCGAAAGATGGCAGAACTTGGCTTATGCGGAGTCCCTTGGCCGGAGGAATACGGTGGTGCAGGTGCCGATTATTTAAGTTATGTGATAGCGGTGGAAGAACTTTCACGGGTAGACGCTTCCATAGGGACAACTCTTTCCGCCCATACATCGTTAGCCGGATGGCCGGTTTTCAAGTTCGGAGCGGAGGAACAAAAACAAAGATATTTGCAGGCCATGGCAAAGGGAAAAAGCATGGGTGCGTATTGCTTGACAGAACCTGGATCGGGATCTGATTCCAGTGGAATGAAAACATCAGCGGTACTAAAGGGCGATGAGTGGATCTTGAACGGTTCGAAGATTTTTATTACCAACGGTGGCTATGCGGATATCTATATTGTCTTCGCTCAGACCAATCCGGAA contains these protein-coding regions:
- a CDS encoding 2,4'-dihydroxyacetophenone dioxygenase family protein, producing MSNVKDVKDITALHAGNVSVDELPWIPYFGDAKFKLLKVNPVTGQTITLLYVPAKMQLPAHFHPGTVIVYTVQGTWRYLEESWISKPGDMVYEPAGSKHTPSAVGDEDVITFNIVEATLDYIGENGEILARDNWESFLKKYYDYCAAEGIEPVDVTKF
- a CDS encoding SDR family NAD(P)-dependent oxidoreductase, encoding MSLKQLFDLTGQTAIVTGGGSGLGRVMALALAEAGANVVVCSRRLVVCEEVVKEIEALGSQALALAVDVTNPESVVQGLEKAVSHFGKIEILVNSSGTVFESPAAEMPLKQWQAMLDTNVTGTFLMCQAVGKHMINNEYGKIINISSSIGFKGVDPEAVDSVGYTTSKGAVMTLTKDLAVKWGRHGVYVNSIAPGVFTTGMNNPEIPGTLVHKAGSFIASQVPVRRLGSDNDLVGALLYFASAASDYCTGQILVLDGGLGAK
- a CDS encoding SDR family oxidoreductase; amino-acid sequence: MPTETVLITGATKGIGLKFANVFADHSYNLVLVARDARLLEQQAENLKKDYGVQVNTFAGDLSSHATVESLHRHLKSEGINIDILINNAGAGGLGPMTELDIKKELECLQLNMISLTYLTRLIVDEMVKRKQGKILNVASTAAFQPTPWMSMYGASKSYVLSFTEAIAEELKGTGVQVSVLCPPSTKTQLTEGLATTGTKIFIKNLMDPEAVAKCGFEGLMKNKTVIIPGFKNKFMAKSVGLLPRKWVTIYIRKLIEQKV
- a CDS encoding LysR family transcriptional regulator, whose product is MNIEQLLYIVEVAKYSSLSIAAQNLHVTQSTISQSITNFENELGIKVLKRSRGHGAVPTEEGRIILKLAYEVQKKLDEIKETANLFNSTELGELKISSLPGLMTFLVKAIAAFKHDYPHVNLEVAEKSGSTVIEDVRQHKTDFGMITYSTYLNVNMEGIAFEALIEGKQKVYVSKHSPLAFLGTISPHDILDQTLVTYKGEFMQYFVQDFFNKYKPLKILFISNNMDGVLQAVKENLAITFAPDFVMKNYPPVINGDIIPIDLVNHPTVNISLGLVRSENKHLSAFANKYIQYLKSEMIKS